In one Magallana gigas chromosome 9, xbMagGiga1.1, whole genome shotgun sequence genomic region, the following are encoded:
- the LOC136271904 gene encoding uncharacterized protein: protein MECQDIPNNRNEIPTPDIIKHQPHLRRVMMELSPLDCEAEILLLVGRDAHHVLEQVLGPPNSPFAQRLTLGWAIIGDMCIGRNHSPDKVNSCKTYLLTDGRATVFPPCPNKLKVSETLKDSDDAKWLNTFESEDGLASNIFDRTKDDDTVGLSIEDREFIALIEKELHTDEDGHWCSPLPFRSPRKFLPNNRSMVVQRTRSLERSLKRDPVKREDFFAFMQELIDNNHAEVAPPLTQDEECWYLPVVGIYHPKKPGQIRCVFDSSATYEGVSLNSELLSGPQLTNSLLGVLDLIKYRMRVHVFGNKPSPSIANYALHKTADVASSSYGEDIRNFVQRNFYVDDALTYLPTKEEAIDLLIRTKDALMTLGKIRLHKFVSNDGEVMKNLPSEDLRRIVNNEQFIRPTRFHSPSNYSRKIILRNLVSETTDWDEILSNDFREQWEKWKDSLKACENLMISRTLVPASLQHAARVELHTFSDALKLAIAAVSYVRVVSKDGSRHTGFVMGKAKVAPKHGTTIPRLELCAAVLAVEVAESIQRNLDHPLDNLQLLRQNRSGKINQYRNDIRVKTVELNEEVTTMIIRTVQRDIYAKEISHLEQGRIMAGTTIGSLDPYLDDKNILRVGGGIRNSCIEVTQKHPILIPGNHHIAKLLISYYHKQVHHQGRHFTAGAVRQAGYRITGAKRLISSLIFRCVQSPNLRGPLEHQKMSDLPKDRLEPGPPFTNVGLDVFGPWNIVARRTRGGCAQSKRWAVLFSCLTTRAAHIELIAEMSSSAFINALRRFISIRGEVKLYRSNRGTNFVGATEDLGIQAINVEDRQMTTSSRQEVHGYLTPLVPPTWEGHGNV, encoded by the exons ATGGAGTGTCAGGACATTCCCAACAACCGGAATGAGATACCGACTCCTGATATCATCAAGCATCAGCCTCATCTACGCAGAGTAATGATGGAGCTAAGTCCACTAGACTGCGAAGCTGAAATACTTCTTCTAGTCGGACGAGATGCACATCATGTCCTGGAACAAGTTCTTGGACCTCCAAACTCTCCTTTTGCCCAAAGACTAACATTAGGATGGGCGATCATTGGGGATATGTGCATTGGAAGGAATCACTCTCCAGATAAAGTGAACTCCTGTAAAACTTACCTCTTGACAGATGGACGTGCTACAGTTTTTCCGCCTTGTCCAAATAAGCTTAAGGTCTCCGAGACTTTAAAGGACTCTGATGATGCTAAGTGGTTGAACACCTTTGAATCTGAAGATGGTTTAGCGTCAAATATCTTTGATCGCACGAAAGACGATGATACTGTTGGGCTGTCTATTGAGGATAGAGAGTTCATAGCACTGATAGAGAAAGAGTTGCACACAGACGAGGATGGTCATTGGTGTTCACCATTACCATTTCGTTCTCCACGGAAATTCTTACCAAATAACAGAAGTATGGTGGTTCAACGCACTAGATCCTTGGAAAGAAGTCTTAAAAGAGATCCAGTGAAACGTGAAGATTTCTTTGCATTTATGCAAGAACTTATTGACAATAACCACGCAGAAGTTGCACCTCCTCTTACCCAGGATGAGGAGTGCTGGTACTTACCGGTCGTTGGCATCTACCATCCAAAGAAACCGGGTCAGATTAGATGCGTATTCGATTCATCAGCAACTTATGAAGGAGTGTCCTTGAACAGCGAACTACTCTCCGGCCCTCAACTTACCAACAGCTTGTTAGGTGTTTTG GACCTCATCAAATACCGCATGCGGGTTCATGTGTTTGGGAACAAACCATCACCATCCATTGCAAACTATGCACTACACAAAACTGCTGATGTGGCATCATCTTCATATGGAGAAGACATAAGGAACTTTGTTCAAAGGAATTTTTACGTCGATGATGCCCTGACCTACTTGCCCACCAAAGAAGAAGCAATTGACTTGCTTATCAGAACAAAAGATGCTCTCATGACTCTAGGCAAGATCAGACTACACAAGTTCGTCTCGAATGATGGAGAAGTCATGAAGAACCTACCTTCAGAAGATCTG AGGCGTATTGTCAACAACGAGCAGTTTATACGACCCACTCGCTTTCATAGCCCCAGTAACTATTCAAGGAAAATCATACTTAGAAATCTGGTGTCAGAGACCACAGACTGGGATGAAATCCTTTCTAATGACTTTAGAGAACAGTGGGAAAAGTGGAAAGATTCTTTGAAAGCATGTGAAAACCTCATGATCTCAAGAACATTAGTCCCAGCATCCCTACAACATGCAGCTAGAGTAGAACTTCACACCTTTTCCGATGCCTTGAAACTAGCCATTGCTGCTGTATCATATGTAAGAGTGGTGTCGAAGGACGGATCAAGACATACAGGATTCGTCATGGGCAAAGCTAAAGTGGCTCCAAAGCACGGAACGACTATTCCCAGGCTAGAATTATGCGCAGCAGTCTTGGCAGTAGAAGTAGCAGAGTCCATTCAAAGGAATCTAGATCATCCACTAGACAATTTACAGTTACTCCGACA AAACAGAAGTGGGAAAATAAATCAGTATAGAAATGACATTCGGGTCAAGACGGTTGAATTGAATGAGGAAGTGACAACCATGATTATTCGTACAGTGCAGAGAGACATCTATGCTAAGGAGATTTCGCATTTAGAACAAGGACGAATCATGGCAGGGACCACTATTGGCTCATTGGATCCATATTTGGatgacaaaaacattttacGTGTTGGTGGAGGAATTAGGAACTCCTGTATTGAGGTAACACAGAAACACCCAATTCTTATTCCTGGGAATCATCATATCGCCAAACTTCTCATTAGCTACTATCACAAACAGGTCCACCACCAAGGGCGTCATTTCACAGCTGGAGCTGTTCGACAGGCTGGTTATCGAATAACCGGAGCAAAGAGACTCATATCATCTCTCATATTTAGATGTGTGCAGAGCCCCAACTTGAGGGGACCTCTCGAACATCAAAAAATGTCTGACTTACCAAAGGACAGATTGGAACCTGGTCCACCGTTTACAAATGTCGGGTTGGATGTGTTCGGCCCCTGGAACATAGTCGCGCGAAGAACTAGAGGAGGGTGTGCCCAGTCAAAAAGATGGGCAGTGCTGTTCTCATGTCTCACCACACGGGCAGCCCACATTGAGTTGATAGCGGAAATGTCATCCTCAGCATTCATAAATGCACTGCGCAGATTCATATCAATCAGAGGCGAAGTCAAACTGTATAGGTCTAATCGTGGTACCAATTTTGTAGGAGCCACAGAAGACCTAGGAATCCAGGCCATAAATGTTGAAGACCGACAAATGACTACCTCCTCAAGACAGGAAGTACATGGATATTTAACTCCCCTTGTTCCTCCCACATGGGAGGGGCATGGGAACGTTTGA
- the LOC136271903 gene encoding uncharacterized protein codes for MAEVSAGINNRPLVSVSTDAATPFIPTPATLLTQKTPDACVARNLGEFTDKDLYKSEWKRGQALSDRFWTRWKGEYLSTLQNRRKWMEARPNLKEGDVVLLRDKSVHRNQWPLTVIELVL; via the coding sequence ATGGCTGAAGTATCGGCTGGTATTAACAACAGACCATTGGTGTCAGTTTCAACAGATGCTGCAACGCCCTTTATTCCGACTCCAGCAACATTACTCACACAGAAGACACCGGACGCATGTGTTGCAAGGAACCTAGGAGAGTTTACAGATAAAGATCTCTACAAGTCTGAGTGGAAACGTGGACAAGCGCTCTCTGATCGATTTTGGACCAGATGGAAGGGAGAATACTTGTCTACCCTGCAGAACAGACGGAAGTGGATGGAAGCTCGCCCAAATTTGAAAGAAGGAGACGTGGTGCTGCTCCGAGACAAATCCGTGCACAGAAATCAGTGGCCGTTGACTGTGATCGAGTTAGTCCTATAA